A window of Polaribacter litorisediminis contains these coding sequences:
- a CDS encoding serine hydrolase translates to MLFKKTALFILFLVSLTINAQIKEKNLDNLIQETLKTFEVPGISVGILKDGKVVYAKGHGVRSLTNKKDMNENTLVGVASNSKGFTCFALAMMVDAGKLNWDDKVRKHIPEFRMKDAWVTEQFTVRDLVTHRSGLGLGAGDLMFFPEGNDFTIKDIINNVKYLKPVSSFRSEFKYNNNMFIIAGEVLKRVSGLSWAEFIETKIMKPVGMINSKGSYNRVTNRTNIIDAHTRADGKVIQIPHDWSETANAAGGIMSNVQDMLTWAKFLMNDAVTENGERLLSERQFHELWQLQTPLKVGRNDSYNSNFRGYGLGWFLTDVKGGYKQVYHTGGLLGTVTQFTMIPDLDLAIVVLTNQMNGNAFNTITNTIKDTYLGYENRNWLKKYGTRNANYLKYNDSIKASVFVKIEIAKKDKSLPKPSQIVGIYHDDWFGKITISHDGNTYAIKCERSSNLFGELLPYNQTTYVAKWNNRSYDADVFMQFSFDEKGIATGAKMKYIAPITDFSFDFHDLNLTKQ, encoded by the coding sequence ATGCTTTTCAAAAAAACAGCACTTTTTATTCTATTTTTAGTTTCCTTAACAATCAACGCTCAAATTAAGGAGAAAAATCTTGATAATTTGATACAGGAAACTTTAAAAACATTTGAAGTTCCAGGAATTTCGGTTGGTATTTTAAAAGATGGAAAAGTAGTTTATGCAAAAGGACATGGCGTTCGTTCTTTAACCAACAAAAAAGACATGAACGAAAATACGCTGGTCGGTGTTGCTTCTAATAGTAAAGGATTTACCTGTTTTGCATTGGCGATGATGGTCGATGCAGGAAAACTAAATTGGGATGATAAAGTAAGAAAACACATTCCAGAATTTCGAATGAAAGACGCTTGGGTTACAGAACAATTTACAGTGCGCGATTTGGTGACACACAGAAGTGGTTTAGGACTGGGTGCTGGAGATTTAATGTTTTTTCCGGAAGGGAATGATTTTACCATAAAAGATATTATCAACAATGTAAAATACTTAAAACCTGTAAGTTCATTTAGAAGTGAATTTAAGTACAATAACAATATGTTTATTATTGCTGGCGAAGTTTTAAAACGTGTAAGCGGTCTTTCTTGGGCAGAATTTATTGAAACTAAAATCATGAAACCTGTTGGAATGATCAATAGTAAAGGGTCTTACAATAGAGTTACCAATAGAACCAATATTATTGATGCACATACAAGAGCCGACGGAAAAGTGATTCAAATTCCGCATGATTGGAGCGAAACTGCAAACGCTGCGGGTGGCATAATGAGTAACGTTCAGGATATGCTTACTTGGGCTAAATTTTTAATGAATGATGCCGTTACTGAAAACGGAGAACGATTGCTGAGTGAGCGTCAATTTCACGAGTTATGGCAATTACAAACGCCGCTAAAAGTAGGTAGAAATGACAGCTATAATTCTAATTTTAGAGGGTATGGTTTAGGATGGTTTTTAACGGATGTAAAAGGCGGTTACAAACAAGTGTATCACACAGGTGGTTTATTGGGTACAGTTACTCAGTTTACTATGATTCCGGATTTAGATTTGGCAATTGTTGTGCTAACCAATCAAATGAATGGAAATGCTTTTAACACAATTACAAATACCATAAAAGATACGTATTTAGGATATGAAAATAGAAATTGGTTAAAAAAATATGGAACAAGAAATGCCAATTATTTAAAGTACAATGACAGCATAAAAGCAAGTGTTTTTGTAAAAATTGAAATTGCTAAAAAAGATAAAAGCCTCCCAAAACCCTCGCAAATTGTTGGCATTTATCATGATGATTGGTTTGGAAAAATCACCATTTCTCATGACGGAAATACCTATGCGATAAAATGCGAGCGCTCATCGAATTTGTTTGGGGAATTATTGCCTTACAATCAAACAACCTATGTTGCAAAATGGAACAATAGAAGTTATGATGCCGATGTTTTTATGCAGTTTTCCTTTGATGAAAAAGGAATTGCAACGGGTGCGAAAATGAAATATATTGCACCCATCACAGATTTTAGTTTCGATTTTCATGATTTAAACCTTACTAAACAATAG
- the brnQ gene encoding branched-chain amino acid transport system II carrier protein, translated as MNKTKEIWIAGFALFSLFFGAGNLILPPTLGFKSGADWWIVVLGFIITAIAIPILAIFAHAKLQGTLYDFGKKVSPVFSTIFCFLIYIIAVAIPSPRTAAVTHEMAVQPFFDVAPIFTSIFYFVLVFLFAINRTRIISLIGKFLTPIIVIILLVIILIAFFTAPGSVNPSSFKNPFIDGILEGYQTFDAIAGVVVGAVIIISLDYSSHTTFDAKRSLIRKAGLISGTGLLLIYGGLILSGSLFSSTFSENATRTEVLAGLSIQTLGNLGTTFLSVLVALACFTTAVGVVTGASDYIKGICNDSKKAYIITAAIASIIGIVVGSYEVDFIITLAVPALMFLYPITIVLILLNVVPNQYASKLVFRGVVLVTFIFSIPDFLGFIIPRENLVGIKSIIPLANSSLGWVLPALLVFVGLNFKKVSELFVHIKREL; from the coding sequence TTGAATAAAACAAAAGAAATTTGGATTGCAGGTTTTGCATTATTTTCACTCTTTTTTGGAGCGGGGAATTTAATTTTACCTCCTACACTCGGTTTTAAATCTGGTGCAGATTGGTGGATTGTTGTTCTGGGTTTTATCATCACAGCCATTGCAATTCCTATTTTGGCAATTTTTGCACACGCAAAATTACAAGGAACCTTATATGATTTTGGGAAGAAAGTTTCTCCTGTTTTTAGTACGATATTTTGTTTCTTGATTTATATCATTGCAGTGGCTATTCCATCACCAAGAACCGCTGCCGTAACTCATGAAATGGCGGTTCAACCTTTTTTTGATGTCGCACCAATTTTTACAAGTATTTTCTATTTTGTACTCGTGTTTCTTTTTGCAATCAATCGGACTCGTATTATTAGTTTGATCGGGAAGTTTTTAACCCCAATTATTGTCATTATTTTATTAGTAATTATCTTGATTGCCTTTTTTACAGCTCCAGGATCGGTGAATCCGTCATCTTTTAAAAATCCTTTTATAGATGGAATTTTAGAAGGATACCAAACTTTTGACGCCATTGCTGGTGTTGTGGTAGGTGCGGTAATTATCATTTCTTTAGATTATAGTAGCCATACCACTTTTGATGCTAAAAGAAGTTTGATAAGAAAAGCGGGCTTGATTTCAGGAACGGGTTTACTTTTAATTTATGGAGGTTTAATTTTAAGTGGCTCTTTATTTAGCTCAACTTTTTCCGAGAATGCTACCAGAACTGAAGTTTTAGCTGGTTTAAGCATACAAACATTGGGTAATTTAGGGACTACTTTTTTAAGTGTTTTAGTAGCTTTAGCCTGTTTTACAACTGCTGTTGGTGTGGTCACTGGAGCGTCAGATTACATCAAAGGAATTTGCAACGATTCTAAGAAAGCCTATATAATTACCGCTGCAATTGCTTCCATAATCGGAATTGTTGTTGGGAGTTATGAAGTAGACTTTATTATCACGCTAGCGGTGCCGGCGCTAATGTTTTTATATCCCATAACTATCGTATTAATTTTGCTAAATGTTGTGCCCAATCAGTATGCATCAAAATTGGTTTTTAGAGGGGTGGTTTTGGTGACTTTTATTTTTAGTATTCCAGATTTTTTAGGGTTTATTATTCCTAGAGAAAACTTAGTAGGCATTAAAAGTATCATTCCTTTGGCAAATTCTAGTTTAGGTTGGGTGTTGCCTGCTTTATTGGTTTTTGTTGGGTTGAATTTTAAGAAGGTTAGCGAACTGTTTGTTCATATAAAAAGGGAATTATAA
- a CDS encoding type II toxin-antitoxin system RelE/ParE family toxin, giving the protein MKSGYNILWSDNAIFELKETIEYLEKNWTEKELRKFSQKLDHTIELISKTPKIFPESYEKKEIRKAVIEKHNSLYYRIIKNSIEIVSLFSNLKNPDHKKL; this is encoded by the coding sequence ATGAAAAGTGGTTATAATATTTTATGGTCTGACAATGCAATTTTCGAGTTAAAAGAAACCATTGAATATTTAGAAAAGAATTGGACAGAAAAAGAGTTAAGGAAATTTTCTCAAAAACTAGATCATACAATTGAATTAATCTCAAAAACTCCTAAAATATTCCCTGAATCTTATGAGAAAAAAGAAATTCGAAAAGCAGTTATTGAAAAGCATAACAGCTTATATTATCGGATAATTAAAAATTCAATTGAGATCGTTTCTTTATTTTCAAACCTTAAAAACCCTGACCATAAAAAGTTATAA
- a CDS encoding T9SS type A sorting domain-containing protein — MKKITLLLSLFTFVIGFSQSLPINFEGDVATSDLVSFDGGTAIVTDNPEKSGINTSDFVAQIIRDGGAIYGGGKILLTDNLDFSELTKITMKVYTTAPVGTIVKFKLEGTGPSAEVDAFTTVSGAWETLEWVFLGTPNTLNELVFMFDFGNVGDGSANSTFYFDDIAQVEGPTAPKPTSLPLDFESDIVDTDFLNYSGATVNVIDNPEKNDANTSDKVGQVVRDGGDFLARSTVFLSNNLDLSTMWHISMNVFTTAPVGTRIKLELEGAEGRTNSDYLTTTSGEWETISWNFSGQTKPFNKISFSFDFGNVGDGSATSTFLFDDVKQIIGAALPEPIPTTLPVDFEASVVTSDFINEDGGIMTVIANPYVDENNPSATVGEFVRSGGAPWAKSKLILTSNIDFSTQNSISMKVYTDAPVGALLKLKVESIIPNEFADERDAITTVSGAWATYTWSFPTDRPPLYSVLSLMLGYNTQNDASANATFLIDDIAQTSSTLSTEDTNLSNIAGIYSYPNPAKEVLTFSSENKTIASISLFDILGNQVAVIQPNSLKATIDVSTFASGVYIAKITTPSGSGSMKLIIE; from the coding sequence ATGAAAAAAATTACACTGCTTTTAAGCTTGTTCACATTTGTAATAGGCTTTTCTCAAAGCCTACCAATTAATTTTGAAGGTGATGTTGCTACTTCAGACCTTGTGAGTTTTGACGGAGGAACTGCCATTGTAACCGATAATCCAGAAAAATCTGGAATAAATACCAGTGATTTCGTAGCTCAAATTATAAGAGATGGTGGCGCAATTTATGGAGGAGGTAAAATTCTCTTAACAGATAATCTTGATTTTTCAGAATTAACAAAAATCACCATGAAAGTGTATACAACTGCTCCTGTTGGAACTATTGTAAAGTTTAAATTAGAAGGAACTGGCCCGTCTGCAGAAGTAGATGCTTTTACAACCGTTTCTGGTGCTTGGGAAACCTTAGAATGGGTATTTTTAGGAACTCCAAATACGCTGAATGAACTCGTTTTTATGTTCGATTTTGGAAACGTAGGGGATGGTTCTGCAAATTCTACTTTTTATTTTGATGATATCGCACAAGTTGAAGGTCCAACAGCGCCTAAACCAACTTCTTTGCCCCTTGATTTTGAATCGGATATTGTTGATACTGATTTTTTAAATTATTCAGGTGCTACAGTGAATGTAATTGATAATCCTGAAAAAAACGATGCAAACACTAGTGATAAAGTAGGTCAAGTTGTGCGTGATGGCGGTGATTTCTTAGCCAGAAGTACGGTGTTTCTTTCAAACAATTTAGATTTATCTACCATGTGGCATATCTCTATGAATGTGTTTACAACAGCTCCTGTGGGTACTAGAATTAAATTGGAGTTAGAAGGTGCTGAGGGAAGAACCAATTCTGATTATTTAACAACAACCTCTGGAGAATGGGAAACTATAAGTTGGAATTTTAGCGGACAAACAAAGCCTTTTAATAAAATAAGTTTTTCTTTCGATTTTGGAAATGTAGGTGATGGTTCTGCTACTTCTACTTTTCTATTTGATGATGTAAAACAAATTATTGGCGCTGCTTTGCCAGAACCAATACCTACAACGCTACCTGTAGATTTTGAAGCAAGTGTGGTAACATCCGATTTTATAAATGAAGATGGCGGAATTATGACGGTTATTGCAAATCCTTATGTAGACGAAAACAACCCAAGTGCAACTGTAGGTGAATTTGTACGAAGTGGTGGTGCTCCATGGGCAAAAAGTAAATTAATTTTAACCAGCAATATTGACTTTTCTACACAAAATTCTATTTCTATGAAAGTGTATACAGATGCTCCTGTTGGTGCTTTGTTAAAGCTAAAAGTAGAAAGTATAATTCCTAATGAGTTTGCAGACGAAAGAGATGCAATCACAACAGTCTCTGGAGCATGGGCAACTTATACGTGGAGTTTTCCAACAGATAGACCTCCTTTATACAGCGTTTTATCTTTAATGTTAGGGTATAACACACAAAATGACGCATCTGCAAATGCTACTTTTTTAATTGATGATATTGCACAAACAAGCAGTACATTAAGTACAGAAGATACCAATTTATCGAATATCGCAGGGATTTATAGTTACCCAAATCCTGCAAAAGAGGTACTAACTTTTAGTTCAGAAAATAAAACTATCGCTAGTATTTCGTTATTTGATATACTTGGAAATCAAGTTGCAGTAATACAACCCAATAGTTTAAAAGCAACTATTGATGTGTCTACTTTTGCAAGCGGCGTTTATATCGCAAAAATTACAACACCTTCTGGATCAGGAAGTATGAAGTTAATTATTGAATAA
- a CDS encoding YceI family protein produces MKKIILFLLATILLNTTFSAQEKLPIHIEKSSIKWIGEYTFYFGGHDGFINFKEGYFIKTDDVITGGEFMIDMNSITNTDIEEQKGKVSLVDHLKNEDFFDVKKYPLGKLVITKVEYTDKTNARLEANLTLKGITKPINFRAEFNYGEKELKTRFKIDRKRWNVNYESKFKDGAISDAIGFEVSIKL; encoded by the coding sequence ATGAAAAAAATTATTCTATTTCTTTTAGCAACAATTCTTTTAAATACAACTTTTTCTGCGCAAGAAAAACTCCCCATTCATATTGAAAAAAGTAGTATAAAATGGATAGGAGAATACACCTTTTATTTTGGAGGTCATGACGGATTTATCAATTTTAAAGAAGGTTATTTCATAAAAACGGATGATGTCATCACGGGTGGCGAATTTATGATTGATATGAACTCGATTACAAATACAGATATTGAAGAACAAAAAGGAAAAGTAAGTTTAGTAGATCACCTAAAAAATGAAGATTTTTTTGATGTTAAAAAGTATCCTTTAGGAAAATTAGTAATTACGAAAGTGGAATATACTGATAAAACAAACGCAAGATTAGAAGCTAATTTAACGCTAAAAGGAATTACAAAACCGATTAATTTTCGCGCTGAATTTAATTATGGTGAAAAAGAACTAAAAACACGTTTTAAAATTGATAGAAAAAGATGGAATGTAAACTATGAAAGCAAATTTAAAGACGGTGCCATTTCTGATGCCATTGGTTTTGAAGTTTCTATAAAATTATAA
- a CDS encoding winged helix-turn-helix domain-containing protein — MNRNTFFSIVIFANVLLSILSCSIPKENEIDFSERSKIALREVGDQLLLSQKDSVSLILPITKIDDFKFKIPFEKDLSFEPNTLVEIVKNVLEKSRISKNYRVEVINCITNEVAYSYEINEEQEQTLIPCAGRILPKACYTIEVKFLRKTTLFSEYSYLFYIIIPLLLGMFYRRFYLNKKPKNIEVTGDGNMISLGIFHFYPAQNKLIKKASEISLSKKECELLTIFVANKNQIVKREELTKKVWEDHGVFVGRSLDTYISKLRKKLQDDASIKFINVHGVGYKLEINS, encoded by the coding sequence ATGAATAGAAACACGTTTTTTTCGATTGTTATTTTTGCGAATGTTTTGTTGAGTATTTTGAGTTGTTCAATTCCTAAAGAAAATGAAATCGACTTTTCTGAGCGATCTAAAATAGCTTTAAGAGAAGTAGGCGATCAGTTATTACTTTCTCAAAAAGATTCCGTTTCTTTAATTTTACCTATTACAAAAATTGATGATTTTAAGTTCAAAATTCCTTTTGAAAAGGATCTTTCCTTTGAGCCAAATACCTTAGTAGAAATTGTTAAAAACGTTTTAGAAAAATCGAGAATATCAAAAAATTATCGAGTTGAAGTAATCAATTGCATAACAAATGAAGTGGCTTATAGTTACGAAATTAATGAAGAACAAGAACAAACATTGATACCTTGTGCAGGAAGAATTTTACCAAAAGCATGCTATACAATTGAAGTAAAATTTTTAAGGAAAACAACTCTTTTTTCAGAATATTCATATTTGTTCTACATCATCATTCCTTTACTGCTTGGAATGTTTTATAGACGGTTTTACTTGAATAAAAAACCAAAAAATATTGAAGTAACTGGCGATGGAAATATGATTAGTTTGGGCATTTTTCATTTTTATCCAGCACAAAATAAACTGATAAAGAAAGCATCAGAAATTAGCTTATCTAAAAAAGAATGTGAGCTCTTGACTATTTTTGTGGCAAACAAAAATCAAATTGTAAAAAGAGAAGAACTTACTAAAAAAGTTTGGGAAGATCATGGTGTTTTTGTGGGAAGAAGTTTAGATACGTATATTTCTAAACTCAGAAAAAAACTACAAGACGATGCTTCTATAAAGTTCATAAATGTTCATGGAGTAGGCTACAAGCTTGAGATAAATTCTTAA
- the ppk2 gene encoding polyphosphate kinase 2, protein MGKANLKEKKFNYEAELAKLHVELVHMQEWVKKEDLKVVVVFEGRDASGKGGTIKRFTEPLNPRICKVVALGVPTEREKSQWYFQRYVQYLPAAGEIILFDRSWYNRAGVEKVMGFCTDKQYDEFLRSCPEFERMLVRSGIIVLKYWFSVNDEEQEKRFKNRISNPLKRWKFSPMDLESRSRWLEYSKAKDQMFAHTDTKQVPWFVVNSDNKKKARLNCISHVLSKIPYKKMDIKPVKLPPLPGEKSYVRPPIDYQTFVPEKF, encoded by the coding sequence ATGGGAAAAGCTAATTTAAAAGAAAAGAAATTTAATTACGAGGCAGAACTTGCTAAACTGCATGTAGAACTCGTTCACATGCAAGAATGGGTAAAAAAAGAAGATTTAAAAGTAGTGGTGGTTTTCGAAGGTAGAGACGCTTCCGGAAAAGGTGGCACCATAAAACGCTTTACAGAGCCTTTAAACCCAAGAATTTGTAAAGTAGTTGCCCTAGGAGTTCCTACAGAAAGAGAGAAATCGCAATGGTATTTTCAGCGCTATGTGCAATATTTACCTGCTGCTGGCGAAATTATTCTTTTTGACAGAAGTTGGTACAATAGAGCCGGTGTAGAAAAAGTAATGGGTTTTTGTACGGACAAACAATATGATGAATTTTTACGCTCTTGTCCAGAATTTGAACGTATGCTCGTGAGATCTGGCATCATTGTTTTAAAATATTGGTTTTCTGTAAATGATGAAGAGCAAGAAAAACGTTTTAAAAACCGAATTTCAAACCCTTTAAAGCGATGGAAATTTAGTCCGATGGATTTAGAATCGCGTTCTAGATGGTTGGAGTATTCGAAGGCTAAAGATCAAATGTTTGCCCACACAGACACCAAACAAGTTCCTTGGTTTGTTGTAAATTCTGATAACAAAAAAAAGGCGCGCTTAAATTGTATTAGTCATGTTTTAAGCAAAATTCCTTATAAAAAAATGGATATAAAACCAGTGAAGCTTCCGCCATTACCAGGTGAAAAATCATATGTAAGACCGCCAATAGATTATCAAACTTTTGTGCCAGAGAAATTTTAA